The proteins below come from a single Streptomyces sp. B3I8 genomic window:
- a CDS encoding carbamoyltransferase C-terminal domain-containing protein — protein MRILGVNGWPGASHDGSACLLVDGKVVAFAEEERFTRHKHGYGEAPLHAAAFCLQEGGLTLEDIDVIAHGWDMPSLLTRRGLDWFPDSARALDFLFPRAYFPRGRDPELVFVPHHTAHAASAYYFSGRDQGAVLVLDGQGECESATLASAADGELKVLESVPPGWSLGYFYAAVCQYAGLGADAAGKTMGLAPYGTPGDLTFGGGLRFLDDGYAVGPVSRTLLSTGSTDEEADTLRLWLAHLEKTSALPPNRTSRHYDRGSGRYVRRTERDPYEYRDLAATAQEAVERSVVAMARRLLRETGQDTLLVAGGVGFNATLNGKLARLPEVRDLFVQPLAGDQGVSLGAAGWVAAQHGEAITPMTGTLAWGEQWDADAVRRVLHKQGVRHTEHEDIADTVAGLLGRGQIVGWHQGRGEGGPRALGHRSIVTAPFPVAKRDRINLTVKDREWWRPFAPSMRLEEAPALLGDGTPLPYMIVTTPVPDAGRAAMPAVIHVDGTTRPQTVTAEDAPLYHRLLGRVAEHTGHAVVLNTSFNGRDEPVVWTPADALATFARSPLDALALGPFLIRRTG, from the coding sequence ATGCGAATTCTTGGTGTGAATGGCTGGCCGGGCGCGAGCCACGACGGGTCCGCCTGCCTCCTGGTCGACGGGAAGGTGGTCGCGTTCGCCGAGGAGGAACGCTTCACCCGGCACAAGCACGGCTACGGCGAGGCCCCGCTGCACGCCGCCGCCTTCTGCCTTCAGGAGGGCGGTCTCACCCTGGAGGACATCGACGTCATCGCCCACGGCTGGGACATGCCCTCGCTGCTCACCCGGCGCGGCCTGGACTGGTTCCCCGACAGCGCGCGGGCTCTGGACTTCCTCTTCCCGCGCGCGTACTTCCCCCGCGGCCGCGACCCCGAGCTGGTCTTCGTCCCGCACCACACCGCCCACGCGGCCAGCGCGTACTACTTCTCCGGCCGCGACCAGGGCGCTGTCCTGGTCCTCGACGGCCAGGGCGAGTGCGAGAGCGCCACGCTCGCCTCGGCCGCCGACGGGGAACTCAAGGTCCTGGAGTCCGTCCCGCCCGGCTGGTCCCTCGGATACTTCTACGCCGCCGTCTGCCAGTACGCGGGCCTCGGCGCCGACGCCGCCGGCAAGACCATGGGCCTCGCCCCCTACGGCACCCCCGGCGACCTGACCTTCGGCGGCGGCCTGCGCTTCCTCGACGACGGCTACGCCGTCGGACCGGTGTCGCGCACCCTGCTGTCCACCGGCAGCACCGACGAGGAGGCGGACACCCTCCGGCTGTGGCTCGCCCACCTGGAGAAGACCAGCGCGCTGCCGCCCAACCGCACCAGCCGCCACTACGACCGGGGGAGCGGACGCTACGTCCGGCGCACGGAACGCGACCCCTACGAGTACCGGGACCTCGCGGCCACCGCCCAGGAGGCCGTGGAGCGCTCGGTGGTCGCCATGGCCCGCCGGCTGCTGCGCGAGACCGGCCAGGACACCCTGCTGGTCGCCGGCGGTGTCGGCTTCAACGCCACCCTCAACGGCAAGCTCGCCCGGCTGCCCGAGGTACGCGACCTGTTCGTGCAGCCGCTCGCCGGCGACCAGGGCGTCAGCCTCGGCGCGGCCGGCTGGGTGGCCGCCCAGCACGGCGAGGCCATCACGCCGATGACCGGCACCCTCGCCTGGGGCGAGCAGTGGGACGCCGACGCCGTTCGCCGGGTGCTGCACAAGCAGGGCGTCCGCCACACCGAGCACGAGGACATAGCCGACACGGTGGCCGGGCTGCTGGGCCGCGGCCAGATCGTCGGCTGGCACCAGGGACGCGGCGAGGGCGGTCCCCGGGCCCTGGGCCACCGCTCCATCGTGACCGCGCCGTTCCCGGTGGCCAAACGGGACCGTATCAACCTCACGGTCAAGGACCGGGAGTGGTGGCGGCCGTTCGCGCCGAGCATGCGGCTGGAGGAGGCCCCCGCTCTGCTCGGTGACGGCACACCGCTGCCCTACATGATCGTCACCACCCCCGTGCCCGACGCGGGGCGGGCCGCGATGCCCGCCGTGATCCACGTCGACGGCACCACCCGCCCGCAGACCGTCACCGCCGAGGACGCCCCGCTCTACCACCGGTTGCTGGGCCGGGTCGCCGAGCACACCGGACACGCCGTCGTGCTCAACACCTCGTTCAACGGCCGCGACGAGCCGGTCGTGTGGACCCCCGCCGACGCTCTCGCCACCTTCGCCCGCAGCCCCCTGGACGCGCTGGCCCTCGGCCCGTTCCTGATCCGCCGCACCGGCTGA
- a CDS encoding GNAT family N-acetyltransferase — protein sequence MLRLIMHPESTADDTDEADVPAEDFHQSAGRYRLLSGRGDPVRLLRAGRPGGRWAATLLEDGGQDGWFMWKGPAGHPDPELLSALLTGIAQLGSATLVLLPEWDYPEVLAAAGYRPGPPYATALVPTGGGDEAILARMRPSTRSRVRRALRSGLEFVDDPGRIDEFYDFYAPAMIRADSPDLAPLDLLHDLLEHSSVHLFTALHEDRVAAGSICFRNRNSLEARFVATHPDHRVDGSMNLVHFETIRRAAAEGLEHFDLSGISTGEADEKTAGINRFKLGFGGEVLHYPTYTRSAG from the coding sequence ATGCTTCGTCTGATCATGCATCCGGAAAGCACCGCCGACGATACGGACGAGGCCGACGTCCCGGCCGAGGACTTCCACCAGAGCGCCGGCCGATACCGGCTGCTGTCGGGGCGCGGCGATCCCGTACGGCTGCTGCGTGCGGGCCGCCCGGGCGGCCGGTGGGCCGCGACGCTGTTGGAGGACGGCGGTCAGGACGGCTGGTTCATGTGGAAGGGACCGGCCGGACACCCGGACCCAGAACTGCTGTCCGCCCTGCTCACGGGCATCGCCCAGCTCGGCTCGGCCACCCTGGTGTTGCTCCCGGAATGGGACTACCCCGAGGTCCTGGCAGCAGCCGGGTACCGGCCCGGCCCGCCCTACGCCACCGCTCTCGTACCCACCGGCGGCGGCGACGAGGCGATCCTCGCCCGTATGCGCCCAAGCACCCGCAGCCGGGTGCGCCGGGCGCTGCGCAGCGGACTGGAATTCGTCGACGATCCCGGCCGGATCGACGAGTTCTACGATTTCTATGCACCGGCGATGATCCGCGCTGATTCACCCGACCTCGCCCCCCTCGACCTGCTGCACGATCTGCTGGAGCATTCGTCGGTCCACCTCTTCACCGCGCTGCACGAGGATCGAGTGGCGGCGGGTTCCATATGTTTCCGCAACCGGAATTCGCTGGAGGCCCGCTTCGTGGCCACACATCCGGACCACCGCGTCGACGGCTCGATGAATCTCGTGCATTTCGAGACCATCAGGCGGGCGGCCGCCGAGGGACTGGAGCATTTCGACCTGAGTGGCATATCCACCGGTGAGGCGGACGAGAAGACGGCCGGGATCAACCGGTTCAAGCTCGGGTTCGGCGGCGAGGTCCTGCACTACCCCACCTACACCCGGTCCGCCGGCTGA
- a CDS encoding nuclear transport factor 2 family protein → MLTYHYLDIGDIDGYASLTEQNVTLDHPGAPPYRGRDAVLSAQAAQATLLRRHELDTVVADEGRVVVLGRVVRQAPGAVRGAAYGVDFADVFTLSGQTLVRACRRYYYAPPSSGLSAHPEHPPAE, encoded by the coding sequence ATGCTCACTTATCACTACCTGGACATCGGGGACATCGACGGGTACGCCTCCCTGACGGAGCAGAACGTGACACTGGACCACCCCGGCGCGCCCCCGTACCGGGGCCGGGACGCGGTGCTCAGCGCGCAGGCGGCGCAGGCGACCCTGCTCAGGCGGCACGAGTTGGACACCGTCGTGGCCGACGAGGGCCGTGTGGTGGTTCTCGGCCGGGTGGTGCGCCAGGCGCCGGGCGCTGTCCGAGGGGCGGCGTACGGCGTGGACTTCGCGGACGTGTTCACCCTGTCCGGGCAGACCCTGGTCCGGGCGTGCCGACGCTACTACTACGCTCCCCCGTCGAGCGGCCTGTCGGCCCACCCGGAACACCCCCCGGCGGAGTGA
- a CDS encoding helix-turn-helix transcriptional regulator, which yields MNEQKSSPRSASIDEDDILVYGWIVDGGTGQAEQAASELGLPRERATAALRRLAVLGLVRFVRNAPHEVAAVNPDAVAATLTAPLRAAIRHQEEQLDLIHGKIDRLRDHFFTGRTGNRDVTVEVIPTLQEVRAALNRASSECREEVVSSQPGGSGRVPEAMEEALGRDHALLSRNVRMRTLYHHTARFNAPSQAYVAAATALGAEYRTSHEPIGRVIIYDKNLAFLPERTGSWGAVAVREPTIVGYLHSIFEQHWIRATPFSDAAQDGLERVAKEIHQTIVHLLAAGLKDESIARRLGMSLRTARRHIADIMEELGADSRFQAGVLAARARLTERSPTGDIGNSDLRDPAR from the coding sequence ATGAACGAGCAGAAAAGTTCACCGAGGTCCGCCTCCATCGACGAGGACGACATCCTCGTCTACGGATGGATTGTCGACGGAGGCACAGGTCAGGCCGAACAGGCGGCCTCGGAGCTCGGACTCCCCCGGGAAAGAGCAACTGCCGCACTGAGGCGGCTGGCCGTCCTCGGTCTTGTGAGGTTCGTGCGGAACGCACCGCACGAGGTGGCGGCCGTGAACCCGGACGCGGTGGCAGCCACGCTGACCGCGCCGTTACGGGCCGCCATCCGGCACCAGGAGGAACAACTCGATCTGATTCACGGGAAGATAGACCGCTTACGCGATCACTTCTTCACCGGCCGCACCGGGAACCGCGACGTCACTGTCGAGGTGATCCCCACGCTCCAGGAAGTCAGGGCCGCCCTGAACCGGGCGTCGAGCGAGTGCCGGGAGGAAGTGGTCAGCAGTCAGCCCGGCGGCAGCGGGCGGGTCCCGGAGGCGATGGAGGAGGCCCTGGGCCGCGACCACGCCCTGCTCTCCAGGAACGTGCGCATGCGCACCCTCTACCACCACACGGCCCGGTTCAACGCCCCCAGCCAGGCGTACGTGGCGGCGGCGACGGCGCTCGGCGCCGAGTACCGGACCTCGCACGAACCCATAGGGCGCGTCATCATCTACGACAAGAACCTTGCCTTCCTCCCCGAGCGGACCGGCAGTTGGGGAGCGGTCGCGGTGCGCGAACCCACCATCGTGGGCTACCTGCACTCAATCTTCGAACAGCACTGGATCCGGGCGACCCCGTTCTCCGATGCCGCCCAGGACGGCCTGGAACGGGTGGCCAAGGAGATCCACCAGACCATCGTGCACCTGCTCGCCGCCGGACTGAAGGACGAGTCGATAGCCCGCCGCCTCGGCATGTCGCTGCGCACCGCCCGCCGGCACATAGCCGACATCATGGAGGAGCTCGGCGCCGACAGCCGCTTCCAGGCGGGAGTGCTCGCCGCCCGCGCCCGGCTGACGGAGCGATCGCCGACCGGTGACATCGGGAACAGCGACCTGCGCGACCCGGCCCGGTAG